The DNA sequence CGTTTTTTTGTCCGTGCACAGGGAACTCAATTTGTCCGGAGGAAGTATTTTTGCCGCGCCCGCTAGCGGACGAGGGTATTTTTCAAACGAGGCCTGATCAGTTATACAGGCTTTTTCGGGTTTGAATTTTCTCATCTGTTCGGCGAAAAGTTTCGTGTTGGAATGCGCGGACATTGAAACTATCCTGAAATTCCTACTCCGCCCCGCAACCTCCAGAACCTGCCGGCCAATGGAACCGGTGGAGCCCAGGAGACAGATATTTTTTGGCGGCGTTTTCTTCATCGTACGAAGAGTATGATGTAGTAGTAAAGGCAGGGAGCCGCCGTCAGAAGGCTGTCTATCCTGTCATAGGCCCCGCCATGACCGGGGAATAAGATGCCGCTGTCCTTGACCAGGCCGGCGCGCTTGACCATTGATTCTATGAGATCGCCCATCTGGCCGGCTATGCCGATAATGATGCCCATGATAACGAGATCCAGGGCATTGAGAAATTGTATCCGGGCGAAAATATCCCAGACAAACGCGAAAGCCACCCCAGCGATTACCCCGGCGATGAAGCCCATGACTGTTTTGTTGGGACTTATTGTTTTGGCGAGTTTTTTCCTGCCGTATTTTGACCCGGCGATATAAGCGGCGGTATCCACGATCCACACACCGCCTATCATCAGGAGGAAATATTCCCTGCCGTAAGGCGCGATGTCCCTTAGGAGGATAAAGTAACTCCCCAGCCACGGGATCATAAATAAACCAGCCAGCGATACGCCGAGGGATTCAATAAAATATCTTATGTTTTTTCCGAAAAGATGACCTATCAGCAGGGCGCCGAGCGTGAAAGTCAGCACTAAGGCGGGGATCCCTTTCTGGCTCGAAAGCAGCATATTTGACGAGCGCAGATAAGCGGCGGCGAGGATTAAAAAACCCGCTGGAAGGCAGAGGGCTTTTTGAGGCGATAACTGACCGGATGCGGTGATGCTGTAAAATTCCCACTGGGCGATCAGCAGAATGGCGGCCGCCATTATAAAAAAGGGCAGTGTCCCCACCCATATAAAGGCCAGGATCACGGGTATAACAACCGCCGCCGTCAGTAGCCTCTGCTTCATCAATAACCCCCGAACCGTCTGTTCCTGGAGGAATAAGATTTGACGGCTTTTTGTATCTCGTCTTTTCCGAAATCCGGCCAGAGAGTGCCTGTAAAATATAATTCCGAATAAGCGGCCTGGTAAAGGAGAAAATTGGACAGCCGCATCTCGCCGGAACTGCGTATGATGATATCCGGGTCGGGCATGCCTTTTGTGTCGAGCGCATCCTCAAAAGTTTTTTCGACATCACCTGACGGCCTGGCTGCCAGAAGTTTTTTAACGGCCCTGATTATCTCATCCCGGGAGCCGTAATTAAGGGCGAGCGTGAGGGTGAGTCCGTCGAGTTCGCCGGTTATTTTTTTCAGAGCCGTTATTTTTTTTACAAGAGCCGCCGGCAGCTCGGACAG is a window from the Candidatus Omnitrophota bacterium genome containing:
- the uppS gene encoding di-trans,poly-cis-decaprenylcistransferase, yielding MIPRHIAIIMDGNGRWAKEKKLPRVKGHAAGAEAVRRTVEACRAMGVKWLTLYAFSTENWKRSKTEINFLFSLLGKFLAGEEKNMLKNGIRFNAIGDLSELPAALVKKITALKKITGELDGLTLTLALNYGSRDEIIRAVKKLLAARPSGDVEKTFEDALDTKGMPDPDIIIRSSGEMRLSNFLLYQAAYSELYFTGTLWPDFGKDEIQKAVKSYSSRNRRFGGY